A genomic region of Kribbella sp. NBC_00382 contains the following coding sequences:
- a CDS encoding M23 family metallopeptidase, which yields MSEAGRTAPRRTPAGARRVAKHRLTRRTSVRGVQLVGLTAALAAAAGTSAVALSPSAGPASAGTSATAGQLEAMTAARVERRDLASRDMARFDLSLASTRKTQTDAATIAKARQAKLTANATLTARRALALSAAKAQAAAKAKALAKAAAAAKAEALAKAAAAPKVVLPTTGYHLTAGFGQAGGRWAANHTGLDFAAPIGTPIRSVMAGEVIQADYEGAYGRQVKVRHADGTVTSYSHMSEFDVSVGDTVKAGDQVGAIGVTGNTTGPHVHFEVLPGGGSPIDPKPWLREHGLNP from the coding sequence GTGTCGGAAGCAGGACGTACGGCACCTCGTCGTACTCCGGCCGGCGCGCGTCGGGTGGCGAAGCACCGCCTGACCCGCCGTACTTCCGTCCGTGGCGTCCAACTGGTCGGCCTGACGGCTGCCCTCGCGGCCGCCGCCGGCACCAGTGCCGTCGCCCTCTCCCCCTCAGCCGGTCCGGCCAGCGCCGGTACCAGCGCCACCGCAGGCCAGCTCGAAGCGATGACCGCAGCCCGGGTCGAGCGCCGTGACCTCGCCTCGCGGGACATGGCACGCTTCGACCTGTCGCTCGCCTCCACCCGCAAGACGCAGACCGACGCGGCCACCATCGCCAAGGCTCGTCAGGCGAAGCTGACCGCCAACGCCACGCTGACTGCCCGCCGCGCACTGGCGCTATCGGCTGCCAAGGCACAGGCTGCGGCGAAGGCCAAGGCTCTCGCCAAGGCAGCCGCTGCCGCCAAGGCTGAGGCCCTTGCCAAGGCAGCGGCCGCACCGAAGGTCGTGCTGCCGACGACCGGCTACCACCTGACGGCCGGCTTCGGCCAGGCGGGCGGACGCTGGGCGGCGAACCACACCGGCCTCGACTTCGCGGCTCCGATCGGTACGCCGATCCGCTCGGTGATGGCGGGTGAAGTGATCCAGGCCGACTACGAGGGCGCCTACGGGCGTCAGGTGAAGGTCCGTCACGCCGACGGCACCGTCACGTCGTACAGCCACATGTCGGAGTTCGACGTCTCCGTGGGTGACACGGTCAAAGCCGGCGACCAGGTCGGCGCGATCGGCGTCACCGGCAACACGACCGGCCCGCACGTGCACTTCGAAGTACTGCCCGGTGGCGGCAGCCCGATCGACCCGAAGCCTTGGCTCCGGGAGCACGGGCTGAACCCGTAA
- a CDS encoding GbsR/MarR family transcriptional regulator, giving the protein MPGGRLTEEDRRLIAAGLAEGLGYAELGRRLDRPASTIMREVTRNGGPDDYQADRAQQDTSTRARRNNQPQPPAPLVVDNSYGRDPQAVQDFTESFTDLLVQQGLPRMEARVMACLHITDSGALSAADLVQRLRVSPASISHAVAFLEQQGMLVRERLPGERRERYVIDDEIWLRNLLASLQMNNALIAASRQATKILGPTTPAGDRFDKSAELLTLVTKALKQAMEDWRHHLTTRPN; this is encoded by the coding sequence ATGCCTGGAGGCAGACTCACCGAGGAGGACCGCCGGTTGATCGCCGCGGGCCTGGCCGAGGGACTCGGCTATGCCGAGCTGGGCCGGCGACTGGACCGCCCCGCCTCGACGATCATGCGAGAGGTCACCCGCAACGGCGGCCCCGACGACTACCAGGCCGACCGCGCGCAACAAGACACCAGCACCCGCGCCCGGCGCAACAACCAGCCCCAACCACCGGCGCCTTTGGTTGTGGACAACAGCTACGGACGCGACCCCCAAGCGGTCCAGGACTTCACCGAGTCCTTCACCGACCTCCTGGTCCAGCAAGGCCTGCCCAGAATGGAGGCCCGAGTGATGGCCTGCCTACACATCACCGACTCCGGCGCCCTCAGCGCCGCCGACCTGGTCCAGCGCCTCCGCGTCAGCCCCGCATCCATCTCCCACGCCGTCGCCTTCCTCGAACAACAAGGAATGCTCGTCCGCGAACGCCTCCCCGGCGAACGCCGCGAACGCTACGTCATCGACGACGAGATCTGGCTCCGCAACCTCCTGGCATCCCTCCAAATGAACAACGCCCTCATCGCCGCCTCCCGCCAGGCCACCAAGATCCTCGGCCCCACCACCCCTGCCGGCGACCGCTTCGACAAGTCCGCCGAACTCCTGACCCTGGTAACCAAAGCCCTAAAACAAGCAATGGAAGACTGGCGCCACCACCTAACCACCCGCCCCAACTAA
- a CDS encoding M15 family metallopeptidase, with the protein MVPDELVATRKKMRRLTVLVAAAVVAAVICFALAACTSVDSTQSAASGTGSGPGSGPGSVKSSKQHRGEPGAADGVLPDNASPFDTSLPGVANLNPQLLKAIQDAARAAEKAGIKLRLTTGWRSKEYQKELLDKAIKRYGSREKASEYVATPEESHHVTGNAVDVGPTDADDWLNRKGARFGLCQTLANEIWHFELVTTPGGTCPPMKSTSSSR; encoded by the coding sequence ATGGTCCCTGACGAACTCGTTGCCACCCGCAAGAAGATGCGCCGGCTCACCGTACTGGTCGCGGCGGCGGTCGTTGCCGCGGTCATCTGTTTCGCCCTCGCCGCCTGTACTTCGGTCGACAGCACGCAATCCGCTGCCTCCGGCACCGGCTCTGGCCCTGGCTCTGGCCCTGGCTCGGTGAAATCGAGCAAGCAGCATCGCGGTGAGCCGGGCGCGGCTGACGGCGTACTGCCTGACAACGCGTCGCCCTTCGACACCTCGCTGCCCGGGGTGGCGAACCTGAATCCTCAGCTGCTGAAGGCGATCCAGGATGCCGCCCGGGCCGCCGAGAAGGCCGGGATCAAGCTTCGTCTGACCACTGGCTGGCGGAGCAAGGAGTACCAGAAAGAGCTGCTGGACAAGGCGATCAAGCGCTACGGCAGCCGGGAGAAGGCCAGCGAGTACGTTGCTACGCCGGAGGAATCGCACCACGTCACCGGCAACGCGGTCGACGTCGGGCCGACCGACGCCGACGACTGGCTGAACCGCAAGGGCGCCCGCTTCGGGCTCTGCCAGACGCTGGCCAACGAGATCTGGCACTTCGAACTGGTCACGACTCCGGGCGGAACCTGCCCACCCATGAAGAGCACGTCCAGCAGCAGGTAG
- a CDS encoding ABC transporter substrate-binding protein: MKKTLVAGLGVLLLALAGCADPVAESPKGSDASAISFDTSAGQSHITSAKVDSIAAELPAAVRDSGKLVVGSGSAGGGLPPLAFTADDNKTPVGVDIDFAYLVGSVLGLQVEIQTTSWENLFLGLDSGKYQAGISNIGVSELRKEKYDFATYRLGLHAWEAKKGSGWKITKPADIAGKTVAVSSGTLQEAILLDWNKQNVAAGLKPASPKYYQSATDYYLALDSGRIDLYLGPNPTATYHVATSGKTEIVGTVSSSYPIQGLVGVTTKKGSGLAKPFADALNAAIADGSYAKVLAKWHLEAEGVQKSLVNPPGLPKNKQK, from the coding sequence ATGAAGAAGACACTTGTCGCCGGCCTGGGCGTGCTGTTGCTGGCGCTGGCGGGCTGCGCGGATCCGGTCGCTGAGTCGCCGAAGGGCAGTGACGCGTCGGCGATCTCGTTCGACACCTCGGCCGGGCAGTCACACATCACCTCGGCCAAGGTGGACAGCATCGCGGCCGAATTGCCTGCAGCGGTACGGGACAGCGGGAAGCTCGTGGTCGGCAGTGGTTCGGCCGGTGGCGGGCTGCCGCCGCTGGCGTTCACGGCCGATGACAACAAGACGCCGGTCGGGGTCGACATCGACTTCGCCTACCTGGTCGGGAGTGTGCTGGGGCTGCAGGTGGAGATCCAGACCACCAGCTGGGAGAACCTCTTCCTCGGGCTGGACTCCGGCAAGTACCAGGCCGGTATCTCGAACATCGGCGTCTCCGAGCTGCGCAAGGAGAAGTACGACTTCGCGACGTACCGGCTCGGGCTGCATGCCTGGGAGGCGAAGAAGGGGTCGGGCTGGAAGATCACCAAGCCGGCCGACATCGCGGGCAAGACGGTGGCGGTCAGCTCGGGCACCTTGCAGGAGGCGATCTTGCTCGACTGGAACAAGCAGAACGTCGCCGCGGGGCTGAAGCCCGCGAGCCCGAAGTACTACCAGTCGGCGACCGACTACTACCTCGCGCTGGATTCCGGCCGGATCGACCTGTACCTCGGGCCGAACCCGACCGCGACCTACCACGTCGCGACGTCGGGCAAGACCGAGATCGTCGGCACCGTCTCGTCGAGCTACCCGATCCAGGGGTTGGTCGGCGTGACGACCAAGAAGGGCAGTGGGCTGGCCAAGCCGTTCGCGGACGCGCTCAACGCGGCGATCGCCGACGGCAGCTACGCGAAGGTCCTGGCCAAGTGGCACCTGGAGGCGGAGGGCGTGCAGAAGTCACTGGTGAACCCGCCCGGACTACCCAAGAACAAACAGAAGTGA
- a CDS encoding response regulator transcription factor: MRVLVVEDEVYLAEAIRAGLRLEAIAADLAFDGETALESISINEYDVVVLDRDIPPPNGDEVARRIIAQQLPVRILMLTAAGELDDKISGFEVGADDYLTKPFELRELVVRLRALARRPAESAPTVIEYAGVSLDPFRREVYRFGHYVKLTRKQFSVLEVLMTAKGGVISAETLLERAWDENADPFSNTVRITISTLRKRLGDPWVIHTVPGVGYRIGDS, encoded by the coding sequence ATGCGGGTTCTGGTCGTGGAGGACGAGGTCTACCTCGCCGAGGCGATCCGGGCCGGGCTGCGGCTGGAGGCGATCGCGGCCGACCTCGCCTTCGACGGCGAGACGGCGCTGGAGTCGATCAGCATCAACGAGTACGACGTGGTCGTACTCGACCGGGACATCCCGCCGCCGAACGGTGACGAGGTGGCCCGCCGGATTATCGCCCAGCAATTGCCGGTACGGATCCTGATGCTCACCGCGGCCGGTGAGCTCGACGACAAGATCAGCGGCTTCGAGGTCGGCGCCGACGACTACCTGACCAAACCGTTCGAGCTGCGCGAGCTGGTCGTGCGGCTGCGGGCGCTGGCTCGGAGGCCGGCCGAGTCGGCGCCGACGGTGATCGAGTACGCCGGGGTCAGCCTCGATCCGTTCCGGCGGGAGGTCTACCGGTTCGGGCACTACGTGAAGCTGACCCGCAAACAGTTCTCTGTACTGGAGGTGTTGATGACGGCCAAGGGTGGAGTGATCAGCGCCGAGACGCTGCTCGAACGGGCCTGGGACGAGAACGCCGATCCGTTCAGCAACACGGTCCGGATCACGATCTCCACGCTGCGCAAGCGGCTCGGCGACCCCTGGGTGATCCACACCGTGCCAGGCGTCGGCTACCGGATCGGCGACTCATGA
- a CDS encoding GNAT family N-acetyltransferase, with amino-acid sequence MGEVTVRRAVEADEPALLAIESTVWDASSGFPSMTPTDKSGFFNERSGPDAHLVAEDDGEVLGYLRLQEKYTFPEGNGVLSINGVAVAKEAQGRGIGSILLTAATEEGTRRSARKITLNVHGTNTVARRLYERHGYILEGTHPREFLIEGQYVDKLTLAKDL; translated from the coding sequence ATGGGTGAGGTGACTGTGCGGCGGGCCGTCGAGGCGGACGAGCCGGCGCTGCTGGCGATCGAGTCGACCGTGTGGGATGCGTCGTCGGGGTTTCCGTCGATGACGCCGACCGACAAGAGCGGGTTCTTCAACGAGCGGAGTGGGCCGGACGCGCATCTGGTCGCCGAGGACGACGGCGAGGTACTGGGCTATCTCCGGCTACAGGAGAAGTACACGTTCCCCGAGGGCAACGGCGTGCTCTCCATCAACGGGGTGGCCGTGGCCAAGGAGGCGCAGGGGCGCGGGATCGGGTCGATCCTGCTCACCGCGGCGACCGAGGAGGGGACGCGCCGCAGCGCCCGCAAAATCACCTTGAACGTTCACGGTACGAACACCGTCGCAAGGCGGCTTTACGAGCGCCACGGTTACATCCTCGAAGGAACCCACCCACGTGAGTTCCTGATCGAGGGCCAGTACGTCGACAAGCTGACGCTGGCCAAGGACCTCTGA
- a CDS encoding amino acid ABC transporter permease, with amino-acid sequence MPATGFGVPRLPAARELTVSTTSLTSATAATDPPHSPALQDADLPVIGRRHPWRWVGVAVVLVLLAMFAHGLITNPGWDWPTFFQFFTTRTIFSALAVTLQLTLYGTVLGFALGAVIATMRLSSSPFLQVVAWGYIWVFRSIPLIVQLLFWFNLAYLYQELSIGIPFGPEFVRFSTNNLFGPLGAAVLGLALHQAAYAAEIIRGGIISVDQGQSEAAAALGIPRSRQFFRIVLPQAMRSILPNGANEVIQLFKGTSIVSVMAIPELFYQVQVIYGRNSRVVPLLMVATVWYIVLTTLLSIAQFYLERYFARGTSRSLPPTPIQRVRRTWRTLQAKATARPGAGVAS; translated from the coding sequence GTGCCCGCTACCGGGTTCGGCGTCCCCCGCCTGCCCGCCGCCCGGGAGCTCACTGTGTCGACCACTTCGCTGACCTCGGCCACCGCCGCCACCGACCCACCGCACAGCCCTGCCCTGCAAGACGCCGACCTGCCCGTGATCGGGCGCCGGCACCCCTGGCGCTGGGTCGGCGTCGCCGTCGTCCTGGTGCTGCTGGCCATGTTCGCGCACGGCCTGATCACCAACCCGGGCTGGGACTGGCCCACGTTCTTCCAGTTCTTCACCACCAGGACGATCTTCTCGGCGCTGGCGGTGACGCTGCAGTTGACCTTGTACGGAACGGTTCTGGGCTTCGCGCTCGGCGCGGTGATCGCGACCATGCGGTTGTCCAGCAGCCCGTTCCTGCAAGTAGTTGCCTGGGGCTACATCTGGGTGTTCCGCTCGATCCCGTTGATCGTCCAGCTGCTGTTCTGGTTCAACCTGGCCTATCTCTACCAGGAGCTGAGCATCGGTATCCCGTTCGGACCGGAGTTCGTGCGGTTCAGCACGAACAACCTGTTCGGGCCGCTCGGTGCCGCAGTACTGGGGCTCGCGCTGCATCAGGCCGCGTACGCCGCCGAGATCATCCGCGGCGGCATCATCTCGGTCGACCAGGGGCAGTCGGAGGCAGCGGCGGCCCTCGGCATTCCGCGGAGCCGGCAGTTCTTCCGGATCGTACTGCCGCAGGCGATGCGCTCGATCCTGCCGAACGGCGCGAACGAGGTGATCCAGCTCTTCAAGGGCACCTCGATCGTCTCGGTGATGGCGATCCCGGAGCTCTTCTATCAAGTACAGGTGATCTACGGCCGCAACAGCCGGGTGGTGCCGTTGTTGATGGTGGCAACGGTTTGGTACATCGTCCTCACCACCCTGCTGTCGATCGCGCAGTTCTACCTCGAGCGGTACTTCGCCCGCGGTACCAGCCGCTCGTTGCCCCCGACCCCGATCCAGCGGGTCCGCCGAACCTGGCGGACCCTGCAGGCCAAGGCCACGGCACGACCCGGAGCGGGGGTCGCCTCATGA
- a CDS encoding ABC transporter substrate-binding protein produces MKRSLLAAVLLPVALLAACGADPTTTQNAAADTGGINTAPEQNRVTAAAKNDAAAALLPAKVRERGTLVIGGTVGTPPLGFVADDNKTPIGIEIDIATLVASELGLKPEFQVTSWENLFVGLDSAKYDVGFSNITVTEKRKQKYDFATYRKDDISFEAKKGGSWKVGSGKDVAGKTIAVGTGTNQEKILVDWNEANIKAGLPAASIKYFQSASDTYLALSSGRIDAYFGPNPSVAYHVKTSGQTETIGKFSGAGASLQGLIAATTKKDSGLVKAFQAALNAAIADGTYAKVLARWNVSNEAVDKSEINPPGLPITS; encoded by the coding sequence ATGAAACGATCCCTGCTCGCTGCCGTCCTGCTACCTGTCGCTCTCTTGGCGGCTTGCGGCGCTGATCCCACTACTACGCAGAACGCCGCCGCCGACACCGGCGGCATCAACACCGCGCCCGAACAGAACCGGGTGACGGCGGCGGCCAAGAACGACGCGGCCGCCGCGCTGTTGCCGGCCAAGGTCCGCGAGCGCGGCACCCTGGTGATCGGTGGCACGGTCGGTACGCCGCCGCTCGGGTTCGTTGCCGATGACAACAAGACCCCGATCGGCATCGAGATCGACATCGCCACCCTGGTCGCGAGCGAGCTCGGGCTGAAGCCGGAGTTCCAGGTGACCAGCTGGGAGAACCTGTTCGTCGGGCTCGACTCCGCGAAGTACGACGTCGGCTTCTCGAACATCACGGTGACCGAAAAGCGCAAACAGAAGTACGACTTCGCCACCTATCGCAAGGACGACATCTCGTTCGAGGCGAAGAAGGGTGGCAGCTGGAAGGTCGGCAGCGGCAAGGACGTGGCCGGTAAGACCATCGCGGTCGGCACCGGTACCAACCAGGAGAAGATCCTGGTCGACTGGAACGAGGCGAACATCAAGGCCGGTCTGCCGGCCGCCTCGATCAAGTACTTCCAGAGCGCGTCCGACACCTACCTGGCGCTGTCGTCGGGCCGGATCGACGCGTACTTCGGGCCGAACCCGAGCGTCGCGTACCACGTCAAGACGAGCGGCCAGACCGAGACGATCGGCAAGTTCTCCGGGGCCGGCGCCTCGCTGCAGGGACTGATCGCGGCGACCACGAAGAAGGACAGCGGGCTGGTGAAGGCCTTCCAGGCAGCGCTGAACGCGGCGATCGCGGACGGCACCTACGCCAAGGTCCTCGCCCGCTGGAACGTCTCGAACGAAGCGGTCGACAAGTCCGAGATCAATCCGCCCGGCCTCCCGATTACGAGCTGA
- the ssuE gene encoding NADPH-dependent FMN reductase, producing MATIATISSSPSDVSRTDAVLSYVTKRLTSHGHRVTPIVLRDLPATPLLRGRANDPEIARAVETLAAADAVVVTTPVYKAAYAGLLKVFLDLLPQYALRGKPVLPLATGGSPAHVLVIDYALRPVLTSLGAGSIGQGWFVLSSHIRLYDGGGLLLDPEASVPLYQVTEAFLSTVEGEQLVESVPVQPAALEVVRARPEDPEAAPLLADLVVEYSTRYGRSNDQILLTEVPPSDFHAEQGGSFVLLRHGGQTVAGGAIRRYDDQTAEVKRMWTSHLHRRQGLGRRVLAELEVVARDLGYRRLYLTTGPRQPEASALYLAAGFEPQFDVDADPESIGPLPFSKNLPVSLQVAS from the coding sequence ATGGCAACTATCGCGACCATCTCCAGCAGTCCGTCCGACGTGTCCCGGACCGACGCGGTGCTCTCCTATGTGACCAAGCGGCTGACCAGCCACGGACATCGGGTCACGCCGATCGTCCTGCGCGACCTCCCGGCGACGCCGTTGCTGCGCGGGCGGGCCAACGACCCGGAGATCGCGCGGGCGGTCGAGACGCTGGCCGCCGCCGATGCGGTGGTGGTGACGACGCCGGTCTACAAGGCGGCGTACGCGGGGCTGTTGAAGGTCTTCCTGGACCTGCTCCCGCAGTACGCGCTGCGGGGCAAGCCAGTGTTGCCGTTGGCAACGGGCGGGTCGCCGGCTCATGTGCTGGTGATCGACTACGCGCTCCGGCCGGTGCTCACCAGCCTTGGTGCGGGCTCGATCGGGCAGGGGTGGTTCGTGTTGTCGTCGCACATCCGCCTGTACGACGGGGGCGGGCTGCTCCTCGATCCGGAGGCTTCGGTGCCGCTCTATCAGGTGACCGAGGCGTTCTTGTCCACTGTGGAAGGCGAGCAACTGGTGGAGAGCGTTCCCGTGCAGCCGGCCGCGCTTGAGGTGGTACGGGCTCGACCGGAAGACCCGGAGGCCGCGCCTCTACTGGCCGACCTGGTCGTTGAGTACAGCACTCGGTACGGGCGGAGTAACGACCAGATCTTGCTGACCGAGGTACCGCCGTCGGACTTCCATGCTGAGCAAGGCGGCTCGTTCGTCCTGCTGCGGCACGGTGGGCAGACCGTGGCCGGGGGCGCCATTCGGCGGTACGACGACCAGACCGCCGAGGTGAAGCGGATGTGGACCTCGCACCTGCATCGACGACAGGGGCTCGGCCGCCGCGTGCTGGCGGAGTTGGAGGTGGTGGCTCGCGATCTCGGCTATCGACGGCTGTATCTGACCACGGGGCCGCGACAGCCCGAGGCTAGTGCGTTGTACCTGGCGGCCGGGTTCGAGCCACAGTTCGACGTTGATGCTGATCCGGAGTCGATCGGGCCGTTGCCGTTCAGCAAGAACCTGCCTGTGAGCCTGCAGGTGGCGTCATGA
- a CDS encoding amino acid ABC transporter ATP-binding protein, whose product MLDVKGVHKSFGTLEVLRGVDLEVRAGTVTVILGPSGSGKSTLLRSINHLEKVDRGLIRIDGELIGYKRRGDKLHELREREILHQRSQVGFVFQNFNLFAHLTALQNVVEAPVSAQRRKRREVEPVARELLERVGVGDKADVYPRQLSGGQQQRVAIARALALRPKVLLFDEPTSALDPELVGEVLDVIKELARDGSTMVVVTHEIGFAREVADTVVFMDGGVIVESGPPHQVLDNPSHERTRAFISKVL is encoded by the coding sequence ATGCTCGACGTCAAGGGCGTGCACAAGAGCTTCGGCACGCTGGAGGTACTGCGTGGCGTCGACCTGGAGGTCCGGGCCGGCACCGTCACGGTGATCCTCGGGCCGTCGGGTTCGGGCAAGTCGACGCTGCTGCGGTCGATCAACCACCTGGAGAAGGTCGATCGCGGCCTGATCCGGATCGACGGTGAGCTGATCGGGTACAAGCGGCGCGGTGACAAGCTGCACGAGCTGCGCGAGCGGGAGATCCTGCACCAGCGCTCACAGGTCGGGTTCGTGTTCCAGAACTTCAACCTGTTCGCGCATCTGACCGCACTGCAGAACGTCGTGGAGGCCCCCGTCTCGGCGCAGCGCCGGAAGCGTCGCGAGGTGGAGCCGGTCGCGCGGGAGCTGCTGGAACGGGTCGGGGTCGGCGACAAGGCCGATGTCTACCCGCGCCAGCTGTCCGGCGGGCAACAGCAACGAGTAGCCATCGCGAGGGCGCTGGCCCTGCGACCAAAGGTGCTGTTGTTCGACGAACCCACCAGCGCGCTCGATCCCGAGCTGGTCGGCGAGGTGCTCGACGTGATCAAGGAGCTCGCCCGGGACGGCTCCACGATGGTCGTCGTCACCCACGAGATCGGCTTCGCCCGCGAGGTGGCCGACACGGTGGTCTTCATGGACGGCGGCGTGATCGTCGAGTCCGGACCACCACACCAAGTTCTCGACAACCCTTCCCATGAGCGCACCCGCGCCTTCATCTCCAAGGTTCTCTGA
- a CDS encoding putative leader peptide produces the protein MSEPARRELAYYRLHIDLQRVSSALCRL, from the coding sequence ATGTCAGAACCAGCCCGGCGCGAACTCGCCTACTACCGTCTCCACATCGATCTGCAGCGCGTCTCCAGCGCCCTCTGTCGGCTCTAG
- a CDS encoding helix-turn-helix domain-containing protein, whose product MKTTFETAKIPAAQLEELEQFARERTVPELRDALLIVARCVRESAHLIVSDASQTLTPSEAAKHLGMSRTHLYKLLDAGEIPFHHVGRDRRIEMRDLLAFEEKRDVARRELAERFAQQRATTETAVDELAAEL is encoded by the coding sequence ATGAAGACGACCTTTGAGACCGCCAAGATTCCCGCCGCTCAGCTTGAGGAGCTCGAGCAGTTCGCTCGGGAGCGCACTGTCCCTGAGCTCCGTGACGCTCTCCTGATCGTCGCTCGCTGCGTCCGCGAGTCCGCTCACCTGATCGTCAGCGACGCCAGCCAGACCCTGACGCCGAGTGAAGCGGCCAAGCACCTCGGTATGAGCCGTACGCACCTTTACAAGCTCCTCGATGCCGGCGAAATCCCTTTTCACCATGTCGGTCGTGACCGACGGATCGAGATGCGCGACCTTCTCGCCTTCGAGGAGAAGCGCGACGTGGCCCGTCGAGAACTGGCCGAGCGTTTCGCGCAGCAGCGTGCGACGACCGAGACAGCAGTCGACGAGCTCGCAGCTGAGCTGTAA
- a CDS encoding sensor histidine kinase has product MSWRPRLTVRLRLTLSYALLLVLAGGVIGIIIYAVMRFVPNYPLTAANPHDQTPVATRGEILDTVVKLTLYALALLAAIGMGAGWIIAGRMLRPLQEITAAARLAASGSLDHRIRLGGPRDEFTDLSDTFDEMLERLERAFTQYRRFAANASHELRTPHAVMKTMLEVAIADPDHQDVRELARRLDETNQRGIDIVEALLALASLGNRKVELEPVNLASVARRAVEELRPEAEAAGVTLGTSIEGSIVEGNETLLHQLIVNLGQNAIRHNLPVAGIALLTVQADGRLTVVNTGELIDPAKAATLTEPFTRGARLAKRQGQPSGHGLGLALVAAITTAHGGAFDLAAQPTGGLNISVRLRPATPRPDRHHTPTP; this is encoded by the coding sequence ATGAGCTGGCGGCCGCGGTTGACCGTGCGGCTCCGGTTGACGCTGAGCTACGCGTTGCTGCTGGTGCTCGCGGGTGGCGTGATCGGCATCATCATCTACGCCGTGATGCGGTTCGTGCCGAACTACCCGCTGACCGCGGCCAACCCCCACGACCAGACTCCGGTCGCAACGCGCGGCGAGATCCTCGACACCGTCGTCAAGCTGACCCTGTACGCGTTGGCGTTGCTGGCCGCGATCGGGATGGGCGCCGGGTGGATCATCGCTGGGCGGATGCTGCGGCCGTTGCAGGAGATCACAGCGGCAGCTCGGCTGGCCGCGAGCGGATCGCTCGACCATCGGATCAGGCTGGGTGGACCGCGCGACGAGTTCACGGATCTGTCTGACACGTTCGACGAGATGCTCGAGCGACTGGAGCGGGCGTTCACGCAGTACCGGCGGTTCGCGGCGAACGCCTCGCACGAGCTGCGCACACCGCACGCGGTGATGAAGACGATGCTCGAGGTGGCGATCGCGGATCCCGATCATCAGGATGTGCGGGAGCTGGCGCGCCGGCTGGACGAGACGAATCAGCGCGGGATCGACATCGTCGAGGCGTTGCTGGCGCTGGCGTCGCTCGGCAATCGGAAGGTCGAGCTCGAGCCGGTCAATCTCGCGTCGGTCGCGCGGCGGGCGGTCGAGGAGCTGCGACCCGAGGCGGAGGCGGCCGGCGTCACGCTCGGTACGTCGATCGAGGGCTCGATCGTCGAGGGCAACGAGACGCTGCTGCACCAACTGATCGTCAACCTCGGCCAGAACGCGATCCGCCACAACCTTCCGGTCGCCGGTATTGCGCTGTTGACCGTGCAGGCCGATGGCCGGCTGACCGTCGTCAACACCGGCGAACTCATCGACCCCGCCAAGGCCGCCACCCTCACCGAACCCTTCACCCGAGGCGCCCGCCTGGCCAAACGCCAGGGCCAACCCAGCGGCCACGGCCTAGGCCTCGCCCTGGTGGCCGCCATCACCACTGCCCACGGCGGCGCCTTCGATTTGGCAGCCCAACCAACCGGCGGTCTCAATATCTCAGTCCGTCTGCGCCCGGCAACTCCCAGACCGGACCGCCACCACACACCAACTCCGTGA